From Quercus lobata isolate SW786 chromosome 1, ValleyOak3.0 Primary Assembly, whole genome shotgun sequence, one genomic window encodes:
- the LOC115975741 gene encoding zinc transporter ZTP29 isoform X1 yields MQKRKEKLQMGSQVLVALGLSLIGGLSTSIGALFVVLNQAPNLKMLGILQGFAAGLMLSISFLDLAHNAINSIGFLKGNLWFFAGVLFFAIVANFIPEPTLAPVSDSKKKTRDEGGKDIMKKHRRQVLFSGIVTAVGISLHNFPEGMAVFLGSMKGLRVGVNLALAIALHNIPEGVAVALPVYFATQSKWQAFKLATLSGLAEPLGVIIVAYLFPSSLSPEILEGLLGAVGGVMAFLTLHEMLPLAFDYAGQKQAVKAVFFGMAFMSASLYFLEISLPEEMSL; encoded by the exons ATGCAAA aaagaaaggaaaagctGCAAATGGGTTCTCAGGTATTGGTGGCTCTTGGGCTCTCACTAATTGGTGGACTGAGTACTTCTATAG GTGCACTCTTTGTAGTTCTCAATCAGGCTCCCAATTTGAAGATGCTTGGGATTTTACAG GGATTTGCAGCAGGTCTGATGCTGAGCATTTCATTCCTGGATTTGGCTCACAACGCTATTAACTCGATTGGCTTCTTAAAAGGAAACCTTTGG TTTTTTGCAGGTGTCttattttttgctattgttGCCAATTTTATTCCAGAACCAACACTTGCCCCGGTTTCAGATAGTAAAAAG AAAACTAGAGATGAAGGGGGCAAGGACATTATGAAAAAGCATCGCCGCCAAGTTTTATTCAGTGGGATTGTTACAGCTGTAG GCATAAGCTTGCATAATTTTCCTGAAGGAATGGCAGTTTTTCTTGGGTCAATGAAG GGTCTTCGTGTTGGTGTCAACTTGGCTTTGGCCATTGCTCTGCACAACATTCCAGAG GGTGTTGCTGTTGCACTTCCTGTTTATTTTGCAACACAAAG CAAATGGCAGGCATTCAAATTGGCTACCCTTTCTGGTTTGGCTGAGCCTCTGGGTGTTATAATTGTAG CCTATTTATTCCCAAGCAGCTTGAGTCCTGAAATTCTTGAGGGCTTGCTCGGAGCAG TTGGTGGAGTGATGGCTTTTCTAACCCTGCATGAAATGCTGCCGCTGGCATTTGATTATGCTGGACAGAAGCAAGCTGTCAAGGCTGTGTTCTTTGGAATGGCTTTCATGTCTGCAAG CCTATATTTTCTTGAAATCAGTTTACCTGAGGAGATGAGCTTGTAG
- the LOC115975741 gene encoding zinc transporter ZTP29 isoform X2 — MGSQVLVALGLSLIGGLSTSIGALFVVLNQAPNLKMLGILQGFAAGLMLSISFLDLAHNAINSIGFLKGNLWFFAGVLFFAIVANFIPEPTLAPVSDSKKKTRDEGGKDIMKKHRRQVLFSGIVTAVGISLHNFPEGMAVFLGSMKGLRVGVNLALAIALHNIPEGVAVALPVYFATQSKWQAFKLATLSGLAEPLGVIIVAYLFPSSLSPEILEGLLGAVGGVMAFLTLHEMLPLAFDYAGQKQAVKAVFFGMAFMSASLYFLEISLPEEMSL; from the exons ATGGGTTCTCAGGTATTGGTGGCTCTTGGGCTCTCACTAATTGGTGGACTGAGTACTTCTATAG GTGCACTCTTTGTAGTTCTCAATCAGGCTCCCAATTTGAAGATGCTTGGGATTTTACAG GGATTTGCAGCAGGTCTGATGCTGAGCATTTCATTCCTGGATTTGGCTCACAACGCTATTAACTCGATTGGCTTCTTAAAAGGAAACCTTTGG TTTTTTGCAGGTGTCttattttttgctattgttGCCAATTTTATTCCAGAACCAACACTTGCCCCGGTTTCAGATAGTAAAAAG AAAACTAGAGATGAAGGGGGCAAGGACATTATGAAAAAGCATCGCCGCCAAGTTTTATTCAGTGGGATTGTTACAGCTGTAG GCATAAGCTTGCATAATTTTCCTGAAGGAATGGCAGTTTTTCTTGGGTCAATGAAG GGTCTTCGTGTTGGTGTCAACTTGGCTTTGGCCATTGCTCTGCACAACATTCCAGAG GGTGTTGCTGTTGCACTTCCTGTTTATTTTGCAACACAAAG CAAATGGCAGGCATTCAAATTGGCTACCCTTTCTGGTTTGGCTGAGCCTCTGGGTGTTATAATTGTAG CCTATTTATTCCCAAGCAGCTTGAGTCCTGAAATTCTTGAGGGCTTGCTCGGAGCAG TTGGTGGAGTGATGGCTTTTCTAACCCTGCATGAAATGCTGCCGCTGGCATTTGATTATGCTGGACAGAAGCAAGCTGTCAAGGCTGTGTTCTTTGGAATGGCTTTCATGTCTGCAAG CCTATATTTTCTTGAAATCAGTTTACCTGAGGAGATGAGCTTGTAG